Within the Bdellovibrionota bacterium genome, the region TTTCGGGCGATGAGCTCCGTAAGGAAGAGGTTTCGCGCGCCGCCGCCGCAGAAAATGAGCAACTTGGGGCGGAGTCGGGGGAAAACAAATCGCTCGTACGCGAGGCGGGTGGCTATCGCCGTGGCGTGCGTCACGGTGGCTGCGGCATCGCGAAGAGACAAGCGGTTCAGGCGAGAACGAAACCGCCCTAAGAACATCGGCCCGAACTCTTCCCAGCCGGCCGATTTGGGGGGGCGTTTTTGAAAATACGGATGCTGGAGAAGCTGACTCAATAGATGAGGATCGGGCCGGCCGGACCGTGCCGTGGCGCCGTTTCGGTCGAAGCGAGTCCGTCCCCCGCTGCGCCAATGAAACAGAGTGTCGATCCAGACATTTCCGGGGCCCGTATCGAACGCCGATTCGACCTTCCCTTTATTGAGCAGCGTGACGTTCCCGATCCCTCCCATATTTTGCACAGCTACGTTCAGGGCGAGTCGTCCAAAGACCAGTCGGTGGGCGTAAGGAGCGAGGGGGGCACCGGAACCTCCCGCCGCGAGGTCGGCGGTTCGGAAATTTCCGATCGCCTTAATTCCCGTTCGGACGGCCAGGCGGGAAAGATCGGCCAGTTGGATCGTGACGCCGACTTTTTCCCCGAGAAACATCCGCGGGGAGGGAAGATGCACGACGGTTTGACCATGCACGGCCACGAATGCGATCCGCGAAGCGCGCAGGCGGGTCTGTCGGGCCAATCGCCGAACCAAGCGCGCCGCCCATTCCGACCAGGCGGCTCCGAAAAAAGCGGCGTCGCGCAGGGAGTCTTCTTCGGCGATCGCGCGGGCGGCGTCGGCCCATTTCGGCGGATAGGAAGCGTGGGCGTGGCCGAGCCTACGGATTCGATAGCCTTCGCGGATTGGCGTCAGGCGAAGCAACACGGCGTCCCCGCCGTCCAAGGAGCTTCCCGACATTACACCGATGGCCAAAATCGATTTCATGCGACGACAAAATCGACGGAGGGGCCCGAACGAAGCTGAAATTCCTTCGAGGCGTTGAGGAGATCCCCGTCCAACATCGGCCTTTGAGGCGAGTTCAGTTTTACGAGAGCCGACTTGGCCGGAAGTTGGATCAAGTTGGGATCGGACACCGGTTTTCCGGTGAATAAACGGGGCAGATGAAAGAGAAGGGAGCGGGGCCGCGTCCGGAAGACCAGCATCCCGAACTCGCCGTCCGGCTGCTCGGCGCCGAAAAACGGTTTAAACCGGAAGCCGATGTGCCGGATGGAAGCCGCGGCTACGTTCGTGATTGTGGCGTCCTGGAGGAACGGTTGATCGTCTCGCCAAACGCTGGCGTTAAAGTCAGGGAACATCTGTTTCGAAAACGGACCGTCCACGAGCGCCGATAAGATGGTTTTCGCAAGCAATGTGAATCCACGAAAGGGCGTGGGATTTTCGCGTTCGGAATAATTTTCGATGAAGTGCGCAAAGCCGCCCAGCCCGAAAATGAAACCGAAATGACGGTTCATTTCCAACAGGTGGCGTCGTGCGACGGTGAAAGGGACCTGCTGATTCCGTCGTTGCAGAAGATATTGCAGGCGGTGAAGAGGTGAACCGGTGATGCCTAAGCTGGTCGCGACCGTGTTCATCGTTCCCGCCGGAAGGATCGCAATTCTTGGGAGAGGTTTACCGCCGTACGCGGCCAGAAGATGGGTGAGCGTCTGTCGCAGCGTCCCGTCGCCGCCGCAGACCAAAAGAATCTCCGGATCGGTGCGTTGAACATCGGCCAATGCGGAGGGGAGTTCGCTCGGGTTCCGGCTGGTGACGAACGGACCCCGATCTCCGAACGCTTCCTCCAGATGGTCAAGAAATTTCGGATCCCGAAGCGCTTTTCGGGAGCGGAGATTGACGAGCAACGCGATTCCACTTTTCTTGAGTTCCCCGGCGCGCTTCGCCATAGCCGGATGAAAGACGGAATAGCTCAAAAGTACAAGCGTTATGTTACACTCGCCTCGTGGCGGAACAGACGGTCGTAAAGCGAAGGAAGCCGGGCACGGCGGAGAAAAGCCGCGAGCGAATTCCCTGCTTGGTGGTTCTCGAGGGGAGTTATATCGGAGAGGTGTATCGGATTACGGGAGACTCCGTTTTAATCGGCCGGGAGGAAGACTCCGGCGTGATTCTCTTGGAGGAAGGGGTGTCCCGTCAACACGCCCGGATCGATCGTCACGAAATGTCGTACACGATTACGGATCTTGGAAGCACGAACGGCACGTTCGTCAACGGCGAGC harbors:
- a CDS encoding anhydro-N-acetylmuramic acid kinase, producing the protein MKSILAIGVMSGSSLDGGDAVLLRLTPIREGYRIRRLGHAHASYPPKWADAARAIAEEDSLRDAAFFGAAWSEWAARLVRRLARQTRLRASRIAFVAVHGQTVVHLPSPRMFLGEKVGVTIQLADLSRLAVRTGIKAIGNFRTADLAAGGSGAPLAPYAHRLVFGRLALNVAVQNMGGIGNVTLLNKGKVESAFDTGPGNVWIDTLFHWRSGGRTRFDRNGATARSGRPDPHLLSQLLQHPYFQKRPPKSAGWEEFGPMFLGRFRSRLNRLSLRDAAATVTHATAIATRLAYERFVFPRLRPKLLIFCGGGARNLFLTELIARNLSGVKAVTSDTFGYPAEEVEAISFALLGAETLRGHANNEPRATGAKSRVVCGLVAPATGGSIA
- a CDS encoding diacylglycerol kinase family protein translates to MAKRAGELKKSGIALLVNLRSRKALRDPKFLDHLEEAFGDRGPFVTSRNPSELPSALADVQRTDPEILLVCGGDGTLRQTLTHLLAAYGGKPLPRIAILPAGTMNTVATSLGITGSPLHRLQYLLQRRNQQVPFTVARRHLLEMNRHFGFIFGLGGFAHFIENYSERENPTPFRGFTLLAKTILSALVDGPFSKQMFPDFNASVWRDDQPFLQDATITNVAAASIRHIGFRFKPFFGAEQPDGEFGMLVFRTRPRSLLFHLPRLFTGKPVSDPNLIQLPAKSALVKLNSPQRPMLDGDLLNASKEFQLRSGPSVDFVVA